AAAGGCGGAGTCTGATAGAATTCCGCAGCTTAACCGGCGATACCTATCCCAACAGTCGCCAGCCATCTACGACGGCCATTATAACTTAGAGCATGACGGCTTTATCCATTCAAAACTTAAAAAAAACCTATGGCAATGGCTTCGAAGCCTTGAAAGGTGTGGATTTGGAAGTCGAACGCGGCGATTTTTTCGCGCTGCTTGGCCCCAACGGTGCCGGCAAATCCACGCTAATCGGCATCATCAGTTCTCTGGTCAATAAAACCAGCGGTAAGGTCAGAATCTTCGACCACGACCTGGATACCGACCCGGTCGCGGCGAAAACCTGCATCGGCGCGGTTCCGCAGGAAATCAACTTCAACCAATTCGAAACCTGCTTTAGCGTGGTTTTCAACCAAGCCGGTTACTACGGTATTCCGCGCAAGCTAGCGATGCAGCGCACGGAGCAATGTTTGCGCCAGGTCGAGCTGTGGGATAAACGCGATACTGTGTCGCGGCGGCTGTCGGGCGGCATGAAACGGCGCTTGATGATCGCCCGGGCCATGGTGCATTCGCCGCGGCTGTTGATTCTCGACGAACCGACCGCCGGCGTCGACATCGAAATTCGGCGCTCGATGTGGGAGATGATGCAGGAAGTTAACCGGCAGGGGACAACCATCATCCTGACCACCCACTATCTGGAAGAGGCGGAAAGCCTGTGCCGCCACATCGCCATCATCAACAACGGCCAGATCATCGAGAAATCGGCGATGCACCAATTGCTGGGCCGGATGCATACCGACCATTTCGTGCTGGATGTCGGAGCCACTCTAACCGGCGCGCCGGCGATCCCCGGTTACCATATCGAATTGGTCGCGGAACGCAGCCTGGAAGTCGCCGTGCCGAAAAGCCTGGGCTTAAACCGATTGTTTCAGGAATTATCCGCGCGGCAGATCGAAGTCTTGAGTCTGCGCAATAAATCCAACCGTCTCGAACAACTTTTCCTGGACTTGGTGCAATGAACTATTCCGTGGCTTTTTTTACGATACTGATCAAGGAAATCCGCCGCTTCACCCGCATCTGGCCGCAAACTCTGCTGCCGCCGGCCATCACCACGGCATTGTATTTTCTGATCTTCGGCAAACTGATCGGCGACCGGATCGGTCTGGTGCACGGCGTGCGCTATATGGATTACATCGTCCCCGGCATTATTTTGATGTCGGTGATCAGCCATTCCTATTCGAACGTGGTGTCGTCTTTCTATTCGACCAAGTTTCAGCGCCACATCGAAGAGTTGCTGGTGGCGCCGGTGCCGAATTACGTGATTTTGTCCGGTTACGTCTGCGGC
Above is a window of Methylomonas koyamae DNA encoding:
- a CDS encoding ABC transporter ATP-binding protein, coding for MTALSIQNLKKTYGNGFEALKGVDLEVERGDFFALLGPNGAGKSTLIGIISSLVNKTSGKVRIFDHDLDTDPVAAKTCIGAVPQEINFNQFETCFSVVFNQAGYYGIPRKLAMQRTEQCLRQVELWDKRDTVSRRLSGGMKRRLMIARAMVHSPRLLILDEPTAGVDIEIRRSMWEMMQEVNRQGTTIILTTHYLEEAESLCRHIAIINNGQIIEKSAMHQLLGRMHTDHFVLDVGATLTGAPAIPGYHIELVAERSLEVAVPKSLGLNRLFQELSARQIEVLSLRNKSNRLEQLFLDLVQ